The Neofelis nebulosa isolate mNeoNeb1 chromosome X, mNeoNeb1.pri, whole genome shotgun sequence genome has a segment encoding these proteins:
- the ATP6AP2 gene encoding renin receptor isoform X1, protein MMLITHLLICFLPGVLGNEFSILRSPGSVVFRDGNWPIPGERIPDVAALSMGFSVKEDLSWPGLAVGNLFHRPRATVMVLVKGVDKLALPPGSVISYPLENAVPFSLDSVANSIHSLFSEETPVVLQLAPSEERVYMVGKANSVFEDLSVTLRQLRNRLFQENSVLNSLPLNSLSRNNEVDLLFLSELQVLHDISSLLSRHKHLAKDHSPDLYSLELAGLDEIGKHYGEDSEQFRDASKILVDALQKFADDMYNLYGGNAVVELVTVRSFDTSLVRKTRTILEAKQERNPPSPYNLAYKYNLEYSVVFNMVLWIMIALALAVIVTSYNIWNMDPGYDSIIYRMTNQKIRMD, encoded by the exons ATGATGTTGATCACTCATTTATTAATCTGTTTTCTTCCAGGTGTTTTGGGGAACGAGTTTAGTATATTAAGATCACCAGGGTCTGTTGTTTTCCGAGACGGAAATTGGCCTATACCAGGAGAGCGAATCCCAGACGTGGCTGCATTGTCCATGGGCTTCTCTGTTAAAGaa GACCTTTCTTGGCCAGGACTTGCGGTGGGTAACCTGTTCCATCGACCTCGGGCTACTGTTATGGTGTTGGTGAAGGGAGTAGACAAACTCGCTCTACCCCCAGGCAGTGTCATTTCATACCCTCTGGAGAAT GCAGTTCCTTTTAGTCTTGACAGCGTTGCAAATTCCATTCACTCCTTATTTTCTGAAGAAACTCCGGTAGTTTTGCAGTTGGCTCCCAGTGAGGAG AGAGTGTATATGGTGGGGAAGGCGAACTCGGTTTTTGAAGACCTCTCAGTAACGTTACGACAGCTCCGCAATCGCCTGTTTCAAGAAAACTCTGTTCTCAATTCACTTCCCCTCAATTCTCTGAGTAGGAACAATGAA GTTgatctgctctttctttctgaacTGCAAGTGCTACACGATATTTCAAGTTTG TTGTCTCGACATAAGCATCTAGCCAAGGATCATTCTCCTGATTTATATTCGCTGGAGCTGGCAGGTCTGGATGAAATTGGGAAACATTATGGGGAAGACTCTGAACAATTCAGAGATGCTTCGAAGATTCTTGTCGATGCTCTGCAAAAG tttgcagatgacatgtaTAACCTTTACGGTGGGAATGCTGTGGTAGAGTTAGTGACTGTCAGATCATTTGACACATCTCTTGTGAGGAAGACAAGGACTATTCTTGAGGCAAAACAAGAG AGGAACCCACCAAGCCCCTATAATCTTGCATATAAGTATAACCTTGAGTATTCAGTGGTTTTCAACATGGTACTTTGGATAATGATCGCCTTGGCCTTGGCTGTGATTGTCACCTCTTACAATATCTGGAACATGGATCCTGGATatgacagcattatttatagGATGACAAACCAGAAGATTCGAATGGATTGA
- the ATP6AP2 gene encoding renin receptor isoform X2: protein MAVLVVLLPLLAAGVLGNEFSILRSPGSVVFRDGNWPIPGERIPDVAALSMGFSVKEDLSWPGLAVGNLFHRPRATVMVLVKGVDKLALPPGSVISYPLENAVPFSLDSVANSIHSLFSEETPVVLQLAPSEERVYMVGKANSVFEDLSVTLRQLRNRLFQENSVLNSLPLNSLSRNNEVDLLFLSELQVLHDISSLLSRHKHLAKDHSPDLYSLELAGLDEIGKHYGEDSEQFRDASKILVDALQKFADDMYNLYGGNAVVELVTVRSFDTSLVRKTRTILEAKQERNPPSPYNLAYKYNLEYSVVFNMVLWIMIALALAVIVTSYNIWNMDPGYDSIIYRMTNQKIRMD from the exons ATGGCTGTGCTCGTGGTGCTCCTGCCCTTGTTGGCGGCGG GTGTTTTGGGGAACGAGTTTAGTATATTAAGATCACCAGGGTCTGTTGTTTTCCGAGACGGAAATTGGCCTATACCAGGAGAGCGAATCCCAGACGTGGCTGCATTGTCCATGGGCTTCTCTGTTAAAGaa GACCTTTCTTGGCCAGGACTTGCGGTGGGTAACCTGTTCCATCGACCTCGGGCTACTGTTATGGTGTTGGTGAAGGGAGTAGACAAACTCGCTCTACCCCCAGGCAGTGTCATTTCATACCCTCTGGAGAAT GCAGTTCCTTTTAGTCTTGACAGCGTTGCAAATTCCATTCACTCCTTATTTTCTGAAGAAACTCCGGTAGTTTTGCAGTTGGCTCCCAGTGAGGAG AGAGTGTATATGGTGGGGAAGGCGAACTCGGTTTTTGAAGACCTCTCAGTAACGTTACGACAGCTCCGCAATCGCCTGTTTCAAGAAAACTCTGTTCTCAATTCACTTCCCCTCAATTCTCTGAGTAGGAACAATGAA GTTgatctgctctttctttctgaacTGCAAGTGCTACACGATATTTCAAGTTTG TTGTCTCGACATAAGCATCTAGCCAAGGATCATTCTCCTGATTTATATTCGCTGGAGCTGGCAGGTCTGGATGAAATTGGGAAACATTATGGGGAAGACTCTGAACAATTCAGAGATGCTTCGAAGATTCTTGTCGATGCTCTGCAAAAG tttgcagatgacatgtaTAACCTTTACGGTGGGAATGCTGTGGTAGAGTTAGTGACTGTCAGATCATTTGACACATCTCTTGTGAGGAAGACAAGGACTATTCTTGAGGCAAAACAAGAG AGGAACCCACCAAGCCCCTATAATCTTGCATATAAGTATAACCTTGAGTATTCAGTGGTTTTCAACATGGTACTTTGGATAATGATCGCCTTGGCCTTGGCTGTGATTGTCACCTCTTACAATATCTGGAACATGGATCCTGGATatgacagcattatttatagGATGACAAACCAGAAGATTCGAATGGATTGA